A region from the Variovorax sp. V93 genome encodes:
- a CDS encoding formate dehydrogenase accessory sulfurtransferase FdhD: MTTSLPLPLPRLTQARAALTREVEVVDEHGARGTVSIPAERDLTVYVDRRELVTLMTLGAQPELLVLGYLLNQRLIEAASDVESVTVDWEVGAAAVRTHAGIDRIEERTAKKVVTTGCGQGSVFGDLMADIDKLQLPPTRMTQAQLYALVNAIRLQESTYKSAGSVHGCALFTLEPGGTEATMHCFVEDVGRHNAIDTIAGWCAMQPPGALAGDRVFYTTGRLTSEMVIKSAQMGVPIVVSRSGITQMGHEVATRVGLCAIGRATNRHFVCYAGVDRLVLQPELARRSPA, translated from the coding sequence GTGACGACGTCGCTGCCGTTGCCGCTCCCGCGTCTCACCCAGGCCCGCGCCGCGCTGACGCGCGAGGTCGAGGTCGTCGACGAGCATGGCGCGCGCGGCACCGTCTCCATTCCCGCCGAGCGCGACCTCACGGTGTACGTGGACCGGCGCGAACTCGTCACGCTGATGACGCTCGGTGCCCAGCCCGAACTGCTGGTGCTGGGCTATCTGCTGAACCAGCGCCTGATCGAAGCGGCCAGTGACGTCGAGTCGGTCACGGTCGACTGGGAGGTCGGCGCCGCCGCCGTCAGGACGCACGCGGGCATCGACCGCATCGAGGAGCGCACCGCCAAGAAGGTGGTGACCACCGGCTGCGGCCAGGGCAGCGTGTTCGGCGACCTGATGGCCGACATCGACAAGCTCCAGCTGCCGCCCACGCGCATGACGCAGGCACAGCTCTATGCGCTGGTCAATGCGATCCGGCTCCAGGAGAGCACCTACAAGTCGGCCGGGTCGGTGCACGGCTGCGCGCTGTTCACGCTCGAGCCCGGCGGCACCGAGGCCACGATGCACTGCTTCGTGGAAGACGTGGGCCGCCACAACGCCATCGACACCATCGCGGGCTGGTGCGCCATGCAGCCGCCGGGCGCGCTGGCCGGCGACCGCGTCTTCTACACCACCGGCCGGCTCACGAGCGAGATGGTGATCAAGTCGGCGCAGATGGGCGTGCCCATCGTGGTCTCGCGCAGCGGCATCACGCAGATGGGCCATGAGGTGGCGACGCGCGTGGGCCTGTGCGCCATCGGCCGCGCGACCAACCGGCACTTCGTCTGCTACGCGGGCGTCGACCGGCTGGTGCTGCAGCCGGAACTCGCGCGCCGCAGTCCGGCCTAA
- a CDS encoding molecular chaperone, whose product MSEFPPMTSALDEEIARAEVYGLLARLWYAAPDAELLGAFGVAPTEAPAAGAFLEEPWRQLVGAARGTDAAAVHAEYDALFGGMGKPEIYLFGSHYLSGFLNDKPLAQLRTDLARLGLARGEAVSESEDHVACLFEVMRYLIAGDDAAVANLAQQQAFFATHLQSWLPTLCDAVAQHPKAHFYASLAGFTRAFAEVEVQGFDMLG is encoded by the coding sequence ATGAGCGAATTTCCTCCCATGACCTCGGCGCTCGACGAGGAGATCGCGCGGGCCGAGGTCTACGGCCTGCTCGCGCGCCTCTGGTATGCGGCGCCCGACGCCGAGCTGCTCGGCGCCTTCGGCGTGGCGCCCACCGAGGCGCCCGCGGCCGGCGCCTTCCTCGAGGAGCCCTGGCGGCAGCTGGTCGGCGCGGCGCGCGGCACCGACGCGGCCGCGGTGCATGCCGAGTACGACGCGCTCTTCGGCGGCATGGGCAAGCCCGAGATCTACCTGTTCGGCTCGCACTACCTGAGCGGCTTTCTCAACGACAAGCCGCTGGCGCAGCTTCGCACCGACCTGGCACGGCTCGGGCTCGCGCGCGGCGAGGCCGTGTCCGAAAGCGAAGACCATGTTGCCTGCCTGTTCGAGGTGATGCGCTACCTTATTGCCGGCGACGACGCGGCGGTGGCCAACCTCGCGCAGCAGCAGGCTTTTTTTGCCACCCACCTGCAGTCGTGGCTGCCGACGCTGTGCGATGCGGTGGCCCAACATCCGAAGGCGCATTTCTATGCGTCGCTGGCCGGCTTCACCCGGGCCTTCGCCGAGGTCGAAGTCCAAGGCTTCGACATGCTCGGTTGA
- a CDS encoding formate dehydrogenase — MQDSQAAGTQPASRRGFFLGAAGAGAAVAAVSVLPKMADTPAAAVEAAAPAAKPVPEKGGGYSLSEHVKRYYKTASA, encoded by the coding sequence ATGCAGGACAGCCAAGCGGCCGGCACCCAGCCGGCCTCGCGTCGAGGTTTCTTTCTAGGTGCCGCCGGCGCCGGTGCCGCGGTTGCCGCGGTTTCGGTGCTTCCGAAGATGGCCGACACCCCCGCGGCGGCGGTCGAAGCCGCTGCGCCCGCGGCGAAGCCCGTGCCTGAAAAAGGCGGCGGCTATTCGCTGAGCGAACACGTCAAGCGCTATTACAAGACCGCTTCGGCCTGA
- a CDS encoding formate dehydrogenase subunit gamma, giving the protein MKQALTALVLLAALGTAFAQAQPPAAPGTTSAPAAPAAAAAPEPAAGGIRGQNIFEVKPEASADPNYANQTNGERMKVQPGNNAPMWRQVGQGVTGYSSLPKSQAPEAGNLIQPFVQYPGSRLTNAGEAWRQVRNDWIIPYGAALLFVVLLALAIFYFTRGPIRLHGQETGRKIERFTPFERATHWSNAIAFVTLALSGIVMAFGKFFLMPWMGATLFGWIAYALKNVHNFVGPLFVVTTVFMVFTFIRDNLPRASDLQWLARFGGLFGGKEVPSHRFNAGEKLVFWGGVLFLGLFVIGSGLFLDKLLPGFVYTRGEMQVAHMVHGIATLLMIAMIMGHIYIGTLGMTGAYKAMRTGYVDETWAREHHELWYDDIAAGKIPAQRTPPAGSATAPAARPVRPAEGTPS; this is encoded by the coding sequence ATGAAGCAAGCGCTGACCGCTCTCGTTCTTCTTGCCGCGCTGGGTACGGCCTTCGCGCAGGCGCAGCCGCCGGCCGCCCCTGGAACGACGTCCGCACCCGCGGCACCTGCCGCCGCCGCCGCGCCGGAACCCGCCGCGGGCGGCATCCGCGGCCAGAACATCTTCGAGGTCAAGCCCGAAGCCAGCGCCGACCCCAACTACGCGAACCAGACCAATGGCGAGCGCATGAAGGTGCAGCCCGGCAACAACGCGCCGATGTGGCGCCAGGTGGGGCAGGGCGTGACCGGCTACAGCAGCCTGCCGAAAAGCCAGGCGCCCGAGGCCGGCAACCTGATCCAGCCTTTCGTGCAGTACCCGGGTTCGCGCCTCACCAATGCCGGCGAAGCCTGGCGCCAGGTGCGCAACGACTGGATCATTCCCTACGGTGCGGCGCTGCTGTTCGTCGTGCTGCTGGCACTGGCCATCTTCTATTTCACGCGCGGCCCCATTCGACTGCACGGCCAGGAGACCGGCCGCAAGATCGAGCGCTTCACCCCGTTCGAACGCGCCACGCACTGGTCGAACGCCATCGCGTTCGTCACGCTCGCGCTCTCCGGCATCGTGATGGCCTTCGGCAAGTTCTTCCTGATGCCGTGGATGGGGGCCACGCTCTTCGGCTGGATTGCCTACGCGCTCAAGAACGTCCATAACTTCGTCGGGCCGCTGTTCGTGGTGACGACGGTGTTCATGGTCTTCACCTTCATCCGCGACAACCTGCCGCGTGCCAGCGACCTCCAATGGCTCGCGCGCTTCGGCGGCCTGTTCGGCGGCAAGGAAGTGCCGTCGCACCGCTTCAACGCGGGCGAGAAGCTGGTCTTCTGGGGCGGCGTGCTGTTCCTCGGCCTCTTCGTCATCGGCTCGGGGCTTTTCCTGGACAAGTTGCTGCCGGGCTTCGTCTACACGCGCGGCGAGATGCAGGTGGCGCACATGGTCCACGGCATCGCAACCCTGTTGATGATCGCGATGATCATGGGCCACATCTACATCGGCACGCTCGGCATGACAGGCGCCTACAAGGCCATGCGCACCGGCTATGTCGACGAGACCTGGGCCAGGGAACACCACGAACTCTGGTACGACGACATCGCCGCGGGCAAGATCCCGGCGCAGCGCACGCCGCCGGCCGGCTCGGCCACGGCACCGGCCGCGCGGCCCGTGAGACCCGCCGAAGGAACACCCTCATGA
- the fdh3B gene encoding formate dehydrogenase FDH3 subunit beta, with translation MARMKFVCDAERCIECNGCVTACKNENEVPWGVNRRRVVTLNDGVPGEKSISVACMHCSDAPCMAVCPVQCFYRTEEGVVLHDKDVCIGCGYCSYACPFGAPQFPSQGTFGVRGKMDKCTFCAGGPEANGSEAEFEKYGRNRLAEGKLPACAEMCSTKALLAGDGDVVADIFRTRVVQRGKGAEVWGWGTAYGSQQAGTPPAGGVRK, from the coding sequence ATGGCACGAATGAAATTTGTCTGTGACGCCGAGCGTTGCATCGAGTGCAACGGCTGCGTCACGGCCTGCAAGAACGAGAACGAGGTGCCCTGGGGCGTGAACCGCCGCCGCGTGGTCACGCTCAACGACGGGGTGCCGGGCGAGAAGTCGATCTCGGTGGCCTGCATGCACTGCTCCGACGCGCCCTGCATGGCCGTGTGTCCGGTGCAGTGCTTCTACCGCACCGAAGAAGGCGTGGTGCTGCACGACAAGGACGTGTGCATCGGCTGCGGCTACTGTTCGTACGCCTGCCCGTTCGGCGCGCCGCAGTTCCCGTCGCAAGGCACCTTCGGCGTGCGCGGCAAGATGGACAAGTGCACCTTCTGCGCCGGCGGCCCCGAGGCCAACGGCTCCGAAGCCGAGTTCGAGAAGTACGGCCGCAACCGGCTCGCCGAAGGCAAGCTTCCGGCCTGCGCCGAGATGTGCTCGACCAAGGCGCTTCTGGCCGGCGATGGCGACGTGGTGGCCGACATCTTCCGCACCCGCGTGGTCCAGCGCGGCAAGGGCGCCGAAGTCTGGGGCTGGGGCACCGCCTACGGCTCGCAGCAGGCCGGTACCCCGCCGGCCGGCGGAGTGCGCAAATGA
- a CDS encoding 4Fe-4S dicluster domain-containing protein, translating to MTTTLICDCNQTMPLEPKTLGAALAEPLPLHSTLCRREAPAFQRAIRSGDDVVVACTQERRLFTELAEQTEGATSPIRFVNIRETGGWSRDAKSASPKIAALLAVAHLPEPDPVATVSYASRGRLLIVGALDAAEKAAALVADSLQVSIFSTGPGAAGGAQERRWPVMAGRIASLTGWLGAFSLRWTRDNPIDLDLCTRCNACLSACPEQAIGLDYQIDMAKCTSHRDCEKACSVAGAIHFGRASEALDAEFDLVLDLGARALIDWHAPPQGYFHLAGGLAHAEGLSTVLRLRELVGEFEKPKFFDYKQKLCAHSRNEVVGCNACVEVCSAHAISSDKERQRIVVNPQLCVGCGACTTVCPTGALGYTYPRTPDQGRKLRTLLATYLGAGGRDATVLLHSEEGGQALIEQLGRAAQLGRGKRDGLAGVPAHVLPVALMHVASTGIDLWLSAIAFGASQVAVLAIGEEAPQYLEALKKQMAVAQALLTGLGYSGTHFHLVEAGTPAALDAALAGLRATRQRVPAAAARFAVGAEKRGTLEMTLDHLMAQAPALSAPPADAAAALEIALPAGSPFGAVTVNRDSCTLCLACVSACPASALQDNQNAPQLRFIEKNCVQCGLCATTCPENAIALVPRLLAAPERKQPVVLNEAKPWACIRCGKPFGTQKAIEAMLGRLAGHAMFQGEALERLKMCSDCRVIDLYSAQNEMKITQL from the coding sequence ATGACCACAACGCTGATCTGCGACTGCAACCAGACGATGCCGCTCGAGCCGAAGACGCTCGGCGCGGCGCTGGCTGAGCCGCTGCCCCTTCATTCCACGCTGTGCCGCCGCGAGGCGCCGGCTTTCCAGCGCGCCATCCGCTCGGGCGACGACGTGGTGGTGGCCTGCACGCAGGAGCGCCGGCTGTTCACCGAGCTGGCCGAACAGACCGAGGGCGCAACCTCGCCGATCCGCTTCGTGAACATCCGCGAAACCGGCGGCTGGAGCCGCGACGCCAAGAGCGCGAGCCCCAAGATCGCCGCGCTGCTGGCCGTGGCCCACCTGCCCGAGCCCGATCCGGTTGCGACCGTGAGCTACGCGAGCCGGGGCCGGCTCCTGATCGTCGGCGCGCTCGATGCGGCCGAGAAGGCCGCCGCGCTGGTGGCCGATTCGCTGCAGGTCTCCATCTTCTCCACCGGCCCCGGCGCCGCCGGCGGCGCGCAGGAACGCCGCTGGCCCGTGATGGCGGGGCGCATCGCATCGCTCACGGGCTGGCTCGGCGCCTTTTCGCTGCGCTGGACGCGCGACAACCCCATCGACCTCGACCTGTGCACGCGCTGCAATGCGTGCCTGAGCGCCTGCCCCGAGCAGGCGATCGGGCTCGACTACCAGATCGACATGGCGAAGTGCACCTCCCACCGCGATTGCGAAAAAGCCTGCAGCGTGGCCGGCGCCATCCACTTCGGCCGCGCGTCCGAGGCGCTCGATGCCGAGTTCGACCTGGTGCTCGACCTGGGCGCGCGCGCGCTGATCGACTGGCATGCGCCGCCGCAGGGCTATTTCCACCTGGCCGGCGGGCTGGCGCATGCCGAAGGTCTGTCGACCGTGCTGCGCCTGCGCGAGCTGGTGGGTGAATTCGAGAAGCCGAAATTCTTCGACTACAAGCAGAAGCTCTGCGCCCACAGCCGCAACGAAGTGGTGGGCTGCAACGCCTGCGTCGAGGTCTGCTCGGCGCATGCCATCTCGAGCGACAAGGAGCGCCAGCGCATCGTCGTCAATCCGCAGCTCTGCGTGGGCTGCGGCGCCTGCACTACCGTGTGCCCGACCGGTGCGCTGGGCTACACCTACCCGCGCACGCCCGACCAGGGCCGCAAGCTGCGCACGCTGCTCGCCACCTATCTAGGGGCCGGCGGCCGCGACGCCACGGTGCTGCTGCACAGCGAAGAGGGCGGGCAGGCGCTCATCGAACAGCTCGGCCGCGCGGCCCAGCTGGGGCGCGGCAAGCGGGACGGTCTCGCCGGCGTGCCCGCGCACGTGCTGCCGGTGGCGCTCATGCATGTTGCGAGCACCGGCATCGACCTGTGGCTCAGCGCCATCGCCTTCGGCGCCTCGCAGGTGGCGGTGCTCGCCATCGGCGAGGAGGCGCCGCAATACCTCGAAGCGCTGAAGAAGCAGATGGCCGTCGCGCAGGCGCTGCTGACGGGCCTGGGCTACTCCGGCACCCACTTCCACCTGGTCGAGGCCGGCACGCCGGCTGCGCTCGATGCGGCCCTGGCCGGCCTGCGCGCCACGCGCCAGCGCGTGCCCGCCGCTGCCGCGCGCTTTGCCGTGGGCGCCGAGAAGCGCGGCACGCTCGAGATGACGCTCGACCACCTGATGGCACAGGCGCCCGCGTTGTCGGCGCCGCCTGCCGATGCCGCCGCAGCGCTTGAAATCGCACTGCCCGCCGGCTCCCCCTTTGGCGCGGTCACGGTCAACAGGGACAGCTGCACGCTGTGCCTGGCCTGCGTGAGCGCCTGCCCCGCGAGCGCGCTGCAGGACAACCAGAATGCGCCGCAGCTGCGCTTCATCGAGAAGAACTGCGTGCAGTGCGGGCTGTGCGCAACCACCTGCCCCGAGAACGCGATTGCGCTCGTGCCGCGCCTGCTCGCCGCCCCTGAGCGCAAGCAGCCCGTGGTGCTCAACGAGGCCAAGCCCTGGGCCTGCATCCGCTGCGGCAAGCCCTTCGGCACGCAGAAGGCCATCGAGGCGATGCTCGGCAGGCTCGCGGGCCACGCCATGTTCCAGGGCGAGGCGCTCGAGCGGCTCAAGATGTGCAGCGACTGCCGGGTGATCGACCTGTACAGCGCGCAAAACGAAATGAAGATCACGCAGCTATGA
- a CDS encoding DUF3305 domain-containing protein, with the protein MRRRYDRRMNPSIDVAVVMRRERVESRWQSWRWILESVGPDQPGFGTEPRLLEANESAQRWLHPGFKTELFRDDVEGYHLNATTPAPCWFVLWRMEEEPTVADEPIARPVVVSLSYNEAGRWLDAQETVEQVPAPEEVIEWMRGFVQAHYVIEPKRRKRPESFRPLVDRFGNAASVSTEKKRGRGAGDV; encoded by the coding sequence ATGCGGCGGCGCTACGATCGCCGCATGAATCCTTCCATCGATGTTGCCGTCGTGATGCGCCGCGAGCGCGTCGAGAGCCGCTGGCAGTCCTGGCGCTGGATTCTCGAAAGCGTCGGCCCCGACCAGCCCGGCTTCGGCACCGAGCCGCGCCTGCTCGAGGCGAACGAGAGCGCGCAGCGCTGGCTGCACCCCGGCTTCAAGACCGAGCTATTCCGCGACGACGTGGAGGGCTACCACCTGAACGCCACCACGCCCGCGCCCTGCTGGTTCGTGCTGTGGCGCATGGAGGAAGAGCCCACGGTGGCCGACGAGCCGATCGCGCGGCCGGTGGTGGTGAGCCTCAGCTACAACGAGGCCGGCCGCTGGCTCGACGCGCAGGAAACGGTGGAGCAGGTGCCCGCGCCCGAGGAGGTGATCGAGTGGATGCGCGGCTTCGTGCAGGCGCATTACGTGATCGAGCCCAAGCGCCGCAAGCGTCCCGAGAGCTTCCGTCCGCTGGTCGACCGCTTCGGCAACGCGGCCAGCGTGTCGACCGAGAAGAAGCGCGGGCGCGGAGCGGGCGATGTCTGA
- a CDS encoding formate dehydrogenase subunit alpha, with protein sequence MLLTKKTAPANGVSRQGERESSSPFIHSLRRGLSGALPTMDRRAFLRRSGLGVGVGLAAGQLTLMRKAEAAGDARPAAVGAGKVEIKRTVCSHCSVGCASDAVVENGVWVRQEPVFDSPINLGAHCAKGAALREHGHGEYRLRYPMKLVNGKYERISWDTALDEITAKLKELRQASGPDSVYWIGSSKHSNEQSYLLRKFVSFWGSNNCDHQARICHSTTVAGVANTWGYGAMTNSYNDMRGAKVAMYIGSNAAEAHPVSMLHMLHAKEHGCKMIVVDPRFTRTAAKADEYVRIRSGSDIAFLFGILHHIFKNGWEDKQYINDRVFGMDKVREEVLAKWTPDKVEEACGVKEAQVLKVATWLNENRPGTVVWCMGQTQHTIGNAIVRASCILQLALGNVGKSGGGTNIFRGHDNVQGATDVGPNPDSLPGYYGIVEGSWKHFAATWGVDYEWIKGRFASPAMMTKPGITVSRWIDGVLEKNELIDQDSNLRGVFYWGHAPNSQTRGLEMKRAMDKLDLLVVVDPYPSATAAMAAMPGNPDDLNKNRAVYLLPACTQFETSGSVTASNRSIQWREKVIEPLWESRSDHMIMQQFADRLGFGKELSKNFKMQKVKGMDEPVPDDILREINKTCWAVGYTGQSPERLQAHMRNMGAFDVRTLKVKAGVKDKVNGYDLTGDYFGLPWPCYGTPELKHPGSPNLYDTSKHVMEGGGNFRANFGVERDGKNLLAEDGSHSLGADITTGYPELDHVLLKKLGWWDELTEAEKPKAEGKNWKTDSSGGMIRVFMKNHGCHPFGNAKARALVWNFPDAIPQHREPLYGNRPDLMAKYPTHDDKMAFWRLPTLYKSVQQKNIADKVAEKFPYVMTSGRLVEYEGGGEETRSNPWLAELQQEMFIEINPKVAAEKGIRNGERAWVHTPTGAKLNVQALVTERVGPDTVFMPFHFSGHWQGADMLGYYPAGAAPVVRGEAINTGTTYGYDSVTMMQETKTTVCNVEKA encoded by the coding sequence ATGTTGCTGACCAAGAAAACAGCCCCCGCGAACGGTGTCTCGCGGCAAGGGGAGCGCGAGTCGTCCTCCCCGTTCATCCACAGCCTGCGGCGCGGCCTTTCCGGCGCGCTGCCCACCATGGACCGGCGCGCGTTCCTGCGGCGCTCCGGGCTTGGCGTGGGCGTGGGCCTGGCCGCGGGCCAGCTCACGCTGATGCGCAAGGCCGAGGCGGCCGGCGATGCGCGGCCCGCCGCGGTCGGCGCCGGCAAGGTCGAGATCAAGCGCACCGTGTGCTCCCATTGTTCGGTCGGCTGCGCCTCCGATGCGGTGGTCGAGAACGGCGTCTGGGTGCGCCAGGAGCCGGTGTTCGATTCGCCGATCAACCTTGGTGCGCATTGCGCCAAGGGCGCCGCACTGCGCGAGCACGGCCACGGCGAATACCGGCTGCGCTATCCGATGAAGCTGGTCAACGGCAAGTACGAACGCATCAGCTGGGACACCGCGCTCGACGAGATCACCGCCAAGCTGAAGGAACTGCGCCAGGCCAGCGGGCCCGATTCGGTCTATTGGATCGGTTCGTCCAAGCACAGCAACGAGCAGTCCTATCTGCTGCGCAAGTTCGTGAGCTTCTGGGGCAGCAACAACTGCGACCACCAGGCGCGCATCTGCCACTCGACCACGGTCGCGGGCGTCGCGAACACATGGGGCTACGGCGCCATGACCAATTCGTACAACGACATGCGCGGCGCCAAGGTGGCGATGTACATCGGCTCCAACGCCGCCGAGGCGCATCCGGTCAGCATGCTGCACATGCTCCATGCCAAGGAGCATGGCTGCAAGATGATCGTGGTCGATCCGCGCTTCACGCGCACCGCGGCCAAGGCCGACGAGTACGTGCGCATCCGCTCGGGCTCCGACATCGCCTTCCTGTTCGGCATCCTGCACCACATCTTCAAGAACGGCTGGGAAGACAAGCAGTACATCAACGACCGCGTCTTCGGCATGGACAAGGTGCGCGAGGAAGTGCTGGCCAAGTGGACCCCCGACAAGGTCGAGGAGGCCTGCGGCGTGAAGGAGGCCCAGGTGCTCAAGGTGGCGACCTGGCTCAACGAGAACCGTCCCGGCACCGTCGTGTGGTGCATGGGCCAGACGCAGCACACCATCGGCAACGCGATCGTGCGGGCCTCGTGCATCCTGCAGCTTGCGCTCGGCAACGTGGGCAAGTCGGGCGGCGGCACCAATATCTTCCGCGGCCACGACAACGTACAGGGCGCCACCGACGTGGGCCCGAACCCCGATTCGCTGCCCGGCTACTACGGCATCGTCGAAGGCTCCTGGAAGCACTTCGCCGCCACCTGGGGCGTCGACTACGAATGGATCAAGGGCCGCTTCGCATCGCCCGCGATGATGACGAAGCCCGGCATCACCGTGTCGCGCTGGATCGACGGCGTGCTCGAGAAGAACGAGCTGATCGACCAGGACTCGAACCTGCGCGGCGTGTTCTATTGGGGCCATGCGCCCAACTCGCAGACGCGCGGCCTCGAGATGAAGCGCGCCATGGACAAGCTCGACCTGCTGGTGGTGGTCGACCCCTATCCCTCGGCCACCGCGGCCATGGCGGCGATGCCCGGCAACCCCGACGACCTCAACAAGAACCGCGCCGTCTACCTGCTGCCCGCATGCACGCAGTTCGAGACCAGCGGCTCGGTCACCGCATCGAACCGTTCGATCCAGTGGCGCGAGAAGGTGATCGAGCCGCTGTGGGAAAGCCGCAGCGACCACATGATCATGCAGCAGTTCGCCGACCGCCTGGGCTTCGGCAAGGAACTGAGCAAGAACTTCAAGATGCAGAAGGTCAAGGGCATGGACGAGCCCGTGCCCGACGACATCCTGCGCGAGATCAACAAGACCTGCTGGGCCGTGGGCTACACCGGCCAGAGCCCGGAGCGGCTGCAGGCCCACATGCGCAACATGGGCGCCTTCGACGTGCGCACGCTCAAGGTGAAGGCCGGCGTGAAGGACAAGGTCAACGGCTACGACCTCACGGGCGACTACTTCGGCCTGCCGTGGCCCTGCTACGGCACGCCCGAGCTCAAGCACCCGGGCTCGCCCAACCTCTACGACACCTCCAAGCACGTGATGGAAGGCGGCGGCAATTTCCGCGCGAACTTCGGCGTGGAGCGCGACGGCAAGAACCTGCTGGCCGAGGACGGCTCGCACTCGCTGGGCGCCGACATCACCACCGGCTACCCCGAACTCGACCACGTGCTGCTCAAGAAGCTGGGCTGGTGGGACGAGCTCACCGAGGCCGAGAAGCCGAAGGCCGAAGGCAAGAACTGGAAGACCGACAGCTCGGGCGGCATGATCCGCGTGTTCATGAAGAACCACGGCTGCCATCCCTTCGGCAATGCGAAGGCGCGCGCGCTGGTCTGGAACTTTCCCGACGCGATTCCGCAACACCGCGAGCCGCTCTACGGCAACCGGCCCGACCTGATGGCCAAGTACCCGACGCACGACGACAAGATGGCCTTCTGGCGCCTGCCCACGCTCTACAAGAGCGTGCAGCAGAAGAACATCGCCGACAAGGTGGCCGAGAAGTTCCCGTACGTGATGACCTCGGGCCGCCTCGTCGAATACGAGGGCGGCGGCGAGGAAACCCGCTCGAACCCCTGGCTCGCCGAGCTGCAGCAGGAGATGTTCATCGAGATCAATCCCAAGGTCGCGGCCGAGAAGGGCATCCGCAACGGCGAGCGCGCCTGGGTGCACACGCCCACCGGCGCCAAGCTCAACGTGCAGGCCCTGGTGACCGAGCGCGTGGGGCCCGACACGGTCTTCATGCCGTTCCACTTCTCGGGCCATTGGCAGGGCGCCGACATGCTCGGCTACTACCCCGCAGGTGCCGCCCCCGTGGTGCGCGGCGAGGCCATCAATACCGGCACGACCTACGGTTACGACAGTGTGACCATGATGCAGGAAACCAAGACCACGGTCTGCAACGTGGAAAAGGCATAA
- a CDS encoding ABC transporter ATP-binding protein — protein sequence MIDVDLKLTVTDGTRRFDLAARFATDVPFAALYGPSGAGKTLTLQAIAGLLHPSAGHVRLDGRTLYDSARGIDVPAPARRIGYLFQNYALFPHLSVRENVAFGLTAWHRRRLPPREAERVQALLEGFGLAALADSRPQKLSGGQQQRVALARALACQPQVLLLDEPFAALNPMLRSELRRELAQVSRQWGIPVLMITHDIEDVLALADVAFVYSDGQVVREIDLHNAQSRDFALREAGGVPAAEASPLHRKLRGLLLQDAGCPSS from the coding sequence ATGATCGACGTCGACCTGAAGCTCACGGTCACCGACGGCACCCGCCGCTTCGACCTGGCGGCGCGCTTTGCGACCGACGTGCCTTTTGCCGCGCTCTACGGCCCCTCGGGCGCGGGCAAGACGCTCACGCTGCAGGCCATCGCGGGGCTGCTGCATCCGTCGGCGGGCCATGTGCGGCTCGACGGCCGCACGCTCTACGACTCCGCCCGCGGCATCGACGTGCCCGCGCCGGCGCGGCGCATCGGCTATCTGTTCCAGAACTACGCGCTGTTCCCGCACCTGTCGGTGCGCGAGAACGTGGCGTTCGGCCTGACCGCCTGGCACCGGCGCAGGCTGCCGCCGCGCGAGGCCGAGCGGGTGCAGGCATTGCTCGAAGGCTTTGGCCTGGCGGCGCTTGCCGACAGCCGGCCGCAGAAGCTCTCGGGCGGCCAGCAGCAGCGCGTGGCGCTGGCCCGCGCGCTGGCCTGCCAGCCGCAGGTGCTGCTGCTCGACGAGCCCTTTGCCGCGCTCAACCCCATGCTGCGCAGCGAACTGCGCCGCGAACTCGCGCAAGTCAGCCGTCAATGGGGGATTCCCGTGCTGATGATCACGCACGACATCGAGGACGTGCTGGCGCTGGCCGACGTGGCCTTCGTCTACAGCGACGGCCAGGTGGTGCGCGAGATCGACCTGCACAACGCGCAGAGCCGCGATTTCGCGTTGCGCGAGGCGGGCGGCGTGCCGGCCGCCGAGGCTTCGCCGCTGCATCGAAAGCTGCGCGGCCTGCTGCTGCAGGATGCCGGATGCCCCTCAAGCTGA
- a CDS encoding DUF3306 domain-containing protein, with product MSENFFDRWSRRKKEAREELSPPPAVQEVEEAAGARVETPTPVTAAASPAAGLPAEGQAEIPPPTLAEAQALTPESDFRPFVARNVAPEVKNTAFRKLFADPQFNVMDGMDTYVDDYSQSTPIPDSVLRQMASAKFLRLFEHEEEAEAQQQEPAVPAETPQGAAPPDVAQSQPPEEFLPSQQVADAQPASQKTDDHNADLRLQPDDAARAEDARRGAG from the coding sequence ATGTCTGAGAATTTCTTCGACCGCTGGTCGCGCCGCAAGAAGGAAGCGCGCGAAGAGCTCTCGCCTCCTCCCGCCGTGCAAGAGGTGGAAGAGGCGGCCGGTGCGCGCGTCGAAACCCCAACGCCTGTGACCGCAGCTGCGAGCCCCGCGGCCGGCCTTCCCGCCGAAGGGCAAGCGGAAATACCCCCGCCCACGCTCGCCGAAGCGCAAGCGCTCACGCCCGAGTCCGACTTCCGGCCCTTCGTGGCCAGGAACGTCGCGCCCGAGGTGAAAAACACGGCTTTCAGAAAGCTCTTTGCCGATCCGCAGTTCAACGTGATGGACGGCATGGACACCTACGTGGACGACTATTCCCAATCGACGCCGATTCCCGACAGCGTGCTGCGCCAGATGGCCAGCGCCAAGTTCCTCAGGCTGTTCGAGCACGAGGAAGAGGCCGAGGCGCAACAGCAGGAACCCGCTGTCCCCGCGGAAACCCCGCAAGGCGCCGCACCGCCGGACGTGGCACAGTCCCAGCCTCCGGAGGAATTCCTCCCCAGCCAGCAGGTTGCAGATGCGCAGCCCGCAAGCCAGAAGACCGATGACCACAACGCTGATCTGCGACTGCAACCAGACGATGCCGCTCGAGCCGAAGACGCTCGGCGCGGCGCTGGCTGA